From one Bacillota bacterium genomic stretch:
- a CDS encoding C-GCAxxG-C-C family protein: MKGRITLNKNEAAMNYFDNGCNCAQAVVMSYADELHVPKEVVERMAVAFGGGMSKTGKTCGCLTGALMVVGLKYGEDSATVVKKRIDAYNGGKQFIQLFREAFGATDCRELIKLDLNNSEDMAQAQKNVFGTRCRTLVGKTVELLESNFL; the protein is encoded by the coding sequence ATGAAAGGAAGGATTACATTGAATAAGAATGAAGCTGCGATGAATTACTTTGACAACGGTTGCAATTGTGCGCAAGCGGTAGTAATGTCTTACGCTGATGAACTGCATGTTCCAAAGGAGGTAGTCGAGAGAATGGCTGTTGCATTTGGCGGAGGCATGAGCAAAACGGGAAAAACCTGCGGATGCTTAACCGGCGCCTTAATGGTAGTAGGACTTAAATATGGGGAAGATTCGGCCACAGTTGTAAAAAAGAGAATTGACGCCTATAATGGTGGTAAACAGTTTATACAGTTATTCCGTGAAGCTTTCGGTGCAACAGACTGCCGGGAACTGATTAAACTTGATTTAAATAATTCAGAAGATATGGCGCAAGCGCAAAAAAATGTGTTTGGAACAAGATGCAGGACATTAGTAGGTAAGACTGTGGAACTATTAGAAAGTAATTTCCTTTAA
- a CDS encoding NAD(P)H-dependent oxidoreductase: MKIAVIYGTQRKAKSSTYNIAQQFIGQLSEGCDVTEFFLPKSMPNFCRGCWQCFTEYTKCPDYEYLKPMIESMREADLMIFTAPVYVYHVPGQVKAFLDHFGYRWMPHQPMREMFHKQALLISTAAGAGTKSTLKDLKDSMTFWGVARIHIFGRNVNAADWNTVSEKKKFQFQKDIEKMSVKIKAASRNIKPSLRVKGLFYAMRFMQKKFHFNPADVRYWQEQGWLEKERPW, translated from the coding sequence ATGAAAATTGCTGTTATATATGGAACACAGCGAAAAGCAAAATCCAGTACGTACAATATCGCACAACAATTTATCGGTCAATTATCCGAAGGCTGCGACGTAACGGAATTCTTTTTGCCTAAAAGTATGCCCAATTTTTGCAGAGGATGCTGGCAATGCTTTACCGAATATACAAAATGCCCTGATTACGAATATCTCAAACCAATGATCGAATCCATGCGTGAGGCCGATCTGATGATATTTACCGCGCCCGTTTATGTCTATCATGTTCCTGGGCAGGTAAAGGCTTTCCTTGATCATTTTGGATATCGCTGGATGCCGCATCAGCCGATGAGGGAAATGTTTCATAAGCAAGCGCTTCTTATCTCTACAGCGGCGGGTGCTGGAACAAAGTCTACGCTGAAAGATCTGAAAGACAGCATGACATTCTGGGGGGTTGCACGAATTCACATCTTTGGGAGAAATGTCAATGCGGCCGACTGGAATACCGTAAGCGAAAAAAAGAAATTTCAGTTTCAAAAGGATATCGAAAAAATGTCGGTAAAAATAAAAGCTGCAAGCAGGAATATCAAGCCTTCGCTAAGGGTAAAAGGCCTATTTTATGCCATGAGATTTATGCAGAAAAAATTTCATTTTAACCCTGCGGATGTGAGGTATTGGCAAGAGCAAGGCTGGCTCGAGAAAGAAAGGCCTTGGTAA
- the spoVAC gene encoding stage V sporulation protein AC has translation MKKEEYTKYVQQTSKKSPLLKDCINAFLYGGAICTVGQGFSNLYKSMGLSKEAVSSAVSVTMIFWGVFLTAIGVYWRLAKHAGAGTIIPITGFANSIVSPAIEFKSEGLVLGVGAKMFVIAGPVLVYGILTSFIYGIILYILQKV, from the coding sequence ATGAAAAAGGAAGAATATACAAAGTATGTACAGCAGACTTCAAAAAAATCGCCATTACTTAAAGACTGTATTAATGCCTTTTTATATGGTGGAGCAATATGTACCGTCGGACAAGGGTTTAGTAATTTATATAAAAGTATGGGACTTTCAAAAGAGGCTGTATCGTCGGCAGTTTCAGTAACTATGATTTTTTGGGGTGTCTTTTTGACAGCAATAGGAGTTTATTGGAGACTGGCGAAGCATGCCGGAGCAGGAACTATTATTCCAATCACAGGTTTTGCAAATTCAATTGTTTCTCCGGCGATTGAATTTAAAAGCGAAGGTTTAGTACTGGGTGTTGGAGCAAAAATGTTTGTAATTGCCGGACCTGTTTTGGTTTATGGAATATTGACATCATTCATCTATGGGATCATTTTGTATATTTTGCAAAAGGTATAA
- a CDS encoding stage V sporulation protein AD produces the protein MKRSGNQTLIFDNVHVASSAGVVGKKEGEGPIGQVFDYIGMDAHFGEDTWEKAETRMQQMAADFALKKCNKTKDDVDVVVAGDLLNQCVGSDYSVTPLGKAHLGIFGACSTMAESLIISAIMTDGDYANRTLAMTSSHFCTAERQFRYPLSYGSQRPPTAQWTVTGSGAFVVERMPNPSGICITKAVIGTPIELGITDTNNMGAAMAPSTAFTIRSFLEDTRTAPTDYDLILTGDLAEEGSRILIDILKNENNIDISGVHKDCGLMIFDKVKQDVHSGASGCGCSAVVLACEIMARFQRGELNNILFIGTGALMSTTSAQQGQPIVGIAHLVQIERR, from the coding sequence ATGAAACGTTCAGGCAACCAAACCCTTATTTTTGATAATGTACATGTTGCGTCCAGCGCTGGTGTAGTCGGGAAAAAAGAGGGCGAGGGTCCGATTGGGCAAGTTTTCGACTACATTGGAATGGACGCGCATTTCGGTGAAGACACTTGGGAAAAAGCTGAAACACGTATGCAGCAAATGGCTGCTGACTTCGCTTTAAAAAAATGCAATAAAACAAAAGACGATGTTGATGTTGTAGTAGCAGGGGATTTATTGAATCAGTGCGTTGGAAGCGACTATTCTGTTACCCCTCTCGGCAAAGCCCATCTTGGAATTTTTGGAGCATGCTCAACAATGGCTGAGTCACTTATTATTTCAGCAATTATGACTGACGGAGACTATGCAAATCGCACGCTCGCAATGACATCGTCTCATTTTTGCACTGCTGAACGTCAGTTTAGATACCCGCTTTCCTATGGTTCGCAGAGACCCCCTACTGCACAATGGACAGTAACAGGAAGCGGTGCATTTGTTGTTGAGCGCATGCCTAATCCCAGCGGAATTTGTATTACTAAAGCTGTAATCGGTACTCCTATAGAGCTTGGAATTACTGATACTAATAATATGGGCGCGGCTATGGCTCCGTCTACAGCGTTTACAATTCGCAGTTTTTTAGAGGATACACGGACTGCACCGACAGATTATGATTTAATTTTGACGGGCGATCTTGCAGAGGAGGGAAGCAGGATCCTTATTGATATATTAAAAAATGAAAATAATATAGATATAAGCGGTGTTCATAAAGACTGTGGACTTATGATTTTTGATAAGGTAAAACAGGATGTCCACTCAGGGGCGTCAGGCTGCGGATGTTCTGCTGTTGTATTAGCTTGTGAAATTATGGCGAGGTTTCAGCGCGGCGAACTTAATAATATATTATTCATAGGAACTGGGGCACTTATGAGTACAACCAGCGCACAGCAAGGGCAGCCTATAGTAGGTATTGCTCATCTTGTGCAGATTGAGAGGAGGTAG
- the spoVAE gene encoding stage V sporulation protein AE, which yields MDYLKAFVTGGVICIIAQILIDKTKMTPARIVVLFVSLGVVLTGIGVYGKIVDFGGAGATVPIIGFGYALAEGVKKGVEEKGLLGILAGGVTATSAGIAAAICFGYIAAILGKSETKK from the coding sequence CTGGATTATCTAAAAGCATTTGTAACCGGAGGGGTTATTTGTATAATTGCTCAGATTTTGATAGATAAGACTAAGATGACCCCTGCCCGTATTGTTGTTTTATTTGTAAGCTTAGGTGTTGTTCTTACAGGTATAGGAGTGTATGGTAAAATAGTTGATTTCGGCGGGGCAGGCGCCACTGTACCGATTATAGGATTTGGGTATGCACTTGCCGAAGGTGTAAAAAAGGGTGTAGAAGAGAAAGGCTTGCTTGGCATATTGGCAGGCGGGGTAACAGCAACCTCTGCCGGTATTGCGGCGGCAATCTGTTTCGGGTATATAGCTGCAATATTAGGAAAGTCGGAAACAAAAAAGTAA
- a CDS encoding DUF1730 domain-containing protein has translation MLYEVMKKAGLSLYKLLRFEDASKYLTEDINSFKSVIVFAVPYYCGIEGGNISLYARGEDYHVVLKRRAQLVIDELQADVNVNFSIYTDNSPFKEVKLAAASGLGLIGKNGLLITKDYGSFVFIGEILTDMLFDEYDSLSEILKCENCGLCIEKCPGGALSGHNFDKTLCVSGVTQKKGELSKTETDLIKNSLTIWGCDICQIVCPHNKDIFETDLIEFKGNRIKNIFESDVKFLTNKTFKEKYKNRAFTWRGVEPFKRNTKINFEAK, from the coding sequence ATGTTATATGAAGTAATGAAAAAAGCTGGACTGTCACTTTATAAATTATTGAGATTTGAAGATGCTTCAAAGTATCTAACCGAAGATATTAACAGCTTTAAAAGTGTCATTGTTTTTGCAGTTCCATACTATTGCGGGATAGAGGGCGGCAATATTTCACTATATGCGAGAGGTGAGGATTATCATGTTGTCCTAAAAAGAAGGGCTCAACTTGTAATTGATGAATTACAAGCTGATGTTAATGTTAACTTCTCCATATATACAGACAATTCACCTTTTAAGGAGGTTAAGCTTGCTGCCGCATCAGGTCTTGGCCTAATCGGAAAAAATGGATTACTGATTACTAAAGATTACGGGAGCTTTGTTTTTATCGGTGAAATACTAACAGATATGCTGTTTGATGAATATGATTCCCTTTCTGAAATATTAAAATGTGAAAATTGCGGGCTATGCATAGAAAAATGTCCGGGGGGAGCTTTGTCGGGGCATAACTTTGATAAAACCTTATGTGTTTCAGGGGTAACGCAAAAAAAAGGGGAATTAAGTAAAACAGAAACTGATCTAATTAAAAATTCTCTCACTATATGGGGATGCGACATTTGCCAAATCGTATGTCCCCATAACAAAGATATTTTTGAAACGGATTTAATAGAGTTTAAGGGGAATCGAATCAAAAATATATTTGAAAGTGATGTTAAATTTCTTACTAATAAAACGTTTAAAGAAAAATATAAAAACCGTGCATTCACGTGGCGCGGGGTTGAACCGTTTAAAAGAAATACCAAAATTAATTTTGAAGCTAAATAA
- the fabG gene encoding 3-oxoacyl-ACP reductase FabG, which translates to MNRTVLITGGSRGIGRATAELFAEQGDKVMINYLHSESQAVTLYKSLREKGYMAEIYAADIAVESDVKELFSYTNEVFGNVDILINNAGIAQQKLFCDITEDEWHRMFDVNITGTFHCCKNALPSMINKKRGKIINVSSIWGISGASCEVHYSASKAAIIGLTRALAKEVGPSNIQVNCVAPGIISTEMNAFLSNDDIESLCCETPLGRFGKPIDIANSILFLASEKADFITGQVLSPNGGFVI; encoded by the coding sequence ATGAATAGGACAGTGCTTATTACCGGCGGTTCAAGAGGCATAGGCAGAGCTACTGCTGAGCTATTCGCCGAACAGGGCGACAAAGTAATGATAAATTATCTGCATTCTGAAAGCCAAGCAGTAACCTTATATAAAAGCCTTAGGGAAAAAGGATATATGGCTGAAATTTACGCTGCAGATATTGCTGTAGAATCGGATGTAAAAGAACTTTTTTCGTATACAAACGAAGTTTTTGGGAATGTCGATATCCTCATTAATAATGCAGGTATCGCTCAGCAAAAACTTTTCTGTGATATAACAGAAGATGAGTGGCACCGGATGTTTGATGTCAATATCACAGGAACTTTTCATTGCTGCAAAAATGCGCTGCCCTCTATGATAAATAAAAAGCGCGGTAAAATTATAAATGTATCATCAATTTGGGGAATCAGCGGTGCATCATGTGAGGTTCATTATTCAGCGTCAAAAGCTGCTATAATTGGATTGACTCGAGCACTTGCAAAAGAGGTCGGCCCCTCAAATATTCAGGTCAATTGTGTTGCCCCAGGAATTATCAGTACAGAAATGAATGCATTTTTATCAAATGACGATATTGAATCTCTATGCTGTGAAACCCCTCTAGGGCGTTTTGGGAAACCCATCGATATTGCAAATTCTATTTTATTTTTAGCTTCCGAAAAAGCCGATTTTATTACTGGACAGGTTTTAAGTCCTAACGGTGGATTTGTTATTTAG